From Paenibacillus graminis, a single genomic window includes:
- a CDS encoding SDR family NAD(P)-dependent oxidoreductase, with amino-acid sequence MMTNLQGKVALVTGGSRGAGRGIALELAKAGAYVYITGRSRGLSHDERHKGTIDSVLSEIRAVGGEGEAIRCDHTRDSETEAAIRRISSEQGRLDILVNNVWGGNERPIESKPFWELPPDHWSHMFDAGVRAQLMTNYYAVPLMRSTRNDGGIIIHTTYWDHYKYIDNFYYDLAKNALVRMAFGLSVELAADRIAVIPLSPGWMRTELVLESLDTDEEHWQEVTELQASESTAYIGRAVVRLAADPEVMSITGIPQQVGSLAAKYGFTDVDGRLVPVFKVPE; translated from the coding sequence ATGATGACTAATCTGCAAGGGAAAGTGGCGCTGGTTACCGGAGGAAGCCGGGGAGCCGGCCGGGGAATCGCTTTGGAGTTGGCAAAAGCGGGTGCGTATGTGTATATCACAGGCAGAAGCAGGGGACTTTCGCACGATGAACGGCATAAAGGGACCATTGACAGTGTGCTCAGCGAGATCAGGGCAGTTGGAGGAGAGGGGGAGGCGATCCGCTGCGACCATACCCGGGATAGTGAGACAGAAGCAGCCATCCGGCGGATATCGTCAGAGCAGGGCAGGCTGGATATCCTGGTCAACAATGTATGGGGCGGCAACGAGCGGCCTATCGAGAGCAAGCCTTTCTGGGAGCTGCCTCCAGACCATTGGAGCCATATGTTCGATGCGGGGGTCAGAGCGCAGCTCATGACCAATTATTACGCGGTTCCGCTGATGCGCAGCACCCGGAATGACGGCGGAATCATTATTCATACAACGTATTGGGACCACTACAAATACATTGATAACTTCTATTATGACTTGGCGAAAAATGCGCTGGTACGCATGGCTTTTGGATTGTCTGTAGAGCTTGCGGCAGACAGAATAGCCGTGATCCCGCTTTCGCCCGGTTGGATGCGGACCGAACTGGTTCTGGAGAGCCTGGATACGGATGAAGAGCACTGGCAGGAGGTGACTGAGCTGCAGGCCAGTGAGTCCACAGCTTATATAGGGCGGGCTGTAGTCAGGCTGGCTGCTGACCCTGAGGTAATGTCCATAACGGGAATCCCGCAGCAGGTAGGCAGCCTTGCGGCAAAATACGGTTTCACTGATGTGGATGGCCGGCTTGTACCGGTATTTAAAGTACCGGAATAA
- a CDS encoding thiamine pyrophosphate-binding protein: MKTVSDYMAEALRNLGVTHSFGIIGKSICPVVLKMVDYGIEFIPGRHESSSGFEAAGYALKTGRLGVAFGTSGPGGTNLLTAAAHAKANNLPVLFITGHQSIKELGIPQCQDSSAYLADLADMFRPATLYSKLVERGDHFGTIFSHAISIALSGQRGPVHLCIPFDVQTEMLEECRIVIPERERLVSAGNLERVLSAINESSHPLIIAGKGINRSKAHEELVQLAETFNIPVVTSPGGKGAIAWDHPLYHGPIGVGGCKHGEDLLNRSDLFIVLGSRLSDMTICNLKPENHPKTLIQFDVDPTFVGKILTSETIAVSGDLHDNLTFFLQKADLSAIKKHEAETDVHYAEELPVLSKLSLASVMSTLSDLIPYNNTIFVDDGSHGFNAAKWYKVKKPGSVVFDAYFACMGNSIGMAIGAKVASPEETIFCITGDGCFMMLGTEINTAVCKDIPVIFIVVNNMQLDMALKGMEKTTGRIDGTIFEVPMDAVKFAESLGATGYRCETQEQFTSAIHAAVASNRVAVIELLTDRAEVPPTAHRTLNLN; this comes from the coding sequence TTGAAAACAGTTTCAGATTATATGGCTGAGGCACTACGAAACCTTGGTGTAACACATTCTTTTGGCATAATCGGCAAGTCTATTTGTCCCGTAGTCCTGAAAATGGTTGATTACGGTATTGAATTTATTCCCGGCAGACATGAATCCAGTTCCGGGTTCGAAGCCGCGGGCTATGCTCTCAAAACAGGCAGACTCGGGGTGGCTTTTGGGACTTCCGGGCCGGGGGGGACCAATCTTCTCACCGCCGCCGCACATGCCAAAGCGAACAATCTTCCCGTACTTTTTATAACAGGACATCAATCCATCAAGGAACTGGGGATTCCCCAGTGCCAGGATTCTTCGGCTTATCTGGCCGATCTGGCGGATATGTTCAGACCCGCGACCCTTTACAGCAAGCTGGTGGAACGCGGCGATCATTTCGGCACGATCTTCAGTCATGCCATCTCCATTGCCTTGAGCGGACAGCGGGGTCCGGTTCATCTCTGTATCCCGTTTGATGTACAGACCGAAATGCTGGAAGAATGCCGGATTGTCATTCCTGAACGCGAACGTCTGGTAAGTGCCGGTAATTTGGAACGTGTACTTTCTGCAATTAATGAATCAAGCCATCCTCTGATCATTGCCGGCAAAGGCATCAATCGTTCCAAGGCGCACGAGGAGCTTGTTCAACTGGCTGAAACTTTCAATATTCCGGTGGTCACCTCTCCCGGCGGCAAGGGTGCCATCGCCTGGGATCACCCGCTGTATCACGGTCCTATTGGTGTCGGCGGCTGCAAGCACGGCGAGGATTTGTTAAACCGCAGTGATTTGTTCATCGTGCTTGGCTCACGCCTTAGCGATATGACCATCTGCAATCTCAAGCCAGAGAATCATCCCAAAACATTGATTCAATTTGACGTCGATCCTACCTTTGTAGGAAAAATATTAACCTCAGAAACAATCGCTGTAAGCGGGGACTTACACGACAATCTTACATTCTTTCTTCAGAAAGCAGATTTATCCGCTATAAAAAAACACGAAGCAGAAACCGATGTTCATTATGCGGAAGAGCTGCCGGTTCTGTCCAAGCTTTCGCTTGCTTCGGTCATGTCCACATTAAGCGACCTGATCCCTTACAACAACACCATTTTTGTTGATGATGGCAGCCATGGCTTCAATGCCGCAAAATGGTACAAAGTCAAAAAGCCCGGCAGCGTTGTCTTCGATGCTTACTTTGCCTGCATGGGAAATTCTATCGGCATGGCTATCGGAGCTAAGGTGGCTTCACCGGAAGAAACGATTTTCTGCATTACCGGTGACGGCTGCTTCATGATGCTTGGCACAGAGATCAATACGGCCGTGTGCAAGGATATCCCGGTGATCTTTATCGTAGTGAACAACATGCAGCTGGATATGGCCTTAAAGGGCATGGAAAAAACAACAGGCAGAATCGATGGCACGATCTTCGAAGTTCCTATGGATGCCGTGAAATTTGCCGAATCACTGGGAGCCACAGGCTACAGATGCGAGACTCAGGAACAATTCACATCTGCTATCCATGCCGCAGTGGCCTCTAACCGCGTGGCTGTAATTGAACTGCTGACCGACCGTGCCGAAGTGCCTCCGACGGCCCATCGAACCTTGAATCTCAACTAA
- a CDS encoding metallophosphoesterase, with the protein MVAVWLLGFAGICMLLLVLFGSLMLAAAFKNRIIAEEILLEALPKELDGFRILFISDIHRRRLPAKLLSPVKGNIDAVFLGGDLTENGASMKRLYDNMTLAAALAPAYAVHGNHDYRANITLVDNIIRGCGVKLLQDENIMIQKNGGMLLLTGVDFPRTGGKKAYRPLPPLSGAEAALFRIILVHDPLWLSRQSEVPADLVLAGHTHGGQVVLPFVGHRHVDPFYRHYNAGHYVIPRKDGSGTKARMLISRGFGTAHLPLRWGSRAEMHVLTLRRGAGQRC; encoded by the coding sequence ATGGTAGCTGTATGGCTGCTGGGTTTTGCGGGAATCTGCATGCTGCTTCTGGTGTTATTTGGATCTCTTATGCTGGCAGCTGCCTTTAAAAACCGGATTATTGCCGAGGAAATACTTCTTGAGGCTCTCCCGAAGGAGCTGGACGGCTTCCGCATCCTTTTTATTTCAGACATTCACCGGCGCCGCCTTCCAGCCAAGCTGCTGAGTCCGGTGAAAGGGAATATAGATGCCGTCTTCCTTGGAGGAGACCTGACGGAAAACGGCGCCTCCATGAAACGCCTGTATGATAATATGACACTGGCGGCGGCGCTCGCACCGGCCTATGCTGTGCACGGGAATCATGATTACCGGGCGAATATAACGCTTGTGGACAATATCATACGCGGCTGTGGAGTAAAGCTGCTGCAGGATGAGAACATTATGATACAAAAAAATGGGGGCATGCTCCTGCTTACCGGGGTGGATTTTCCGCGCACAGGCGGCAAGAAGGCATATAGGCCGCTGCCGCCGTTGTCCGGTGCAGAGGCCGCGCTCTTCCGGATCATTCTTGTCCACGATCCGCTCTGGCTGTCCCGGCAATCCGAAGTCCCGGCTGACCTTGTACTTGCCGGCCATACCCATGGCGGCCAGGTGGTGTTGCCTTTTGTCGGCCATAGGCATGTTGATCCTTTCTACCGCCACTATAACGCCGGCCACTATGTTATTCCGAGAAAAGACGGCTCCGGAACAAAAGCCAGAATGCTGATCAGCCGCGGCTTCGGCACCGCTCATCTTCCGCTGCGCTGGGGGAGCCGCGCAGAAATGCATGTTCTGACGCTCCGCCGTGGAGCAGGGCAGCGCTGTTAG
- the serA gene encoding phosphoglycerate dehydrogenase: MFKVLVSDPISDLGIQQLMDASDVTVDKKTGLSEDELIAIIGEYDGLLVRSQTTVTEKIIAAGTNLKVIGRAGVGVDNIKLEAATQHGIVVINAPDGNTITTCEHAFAMMMALARHIPQAYAKTISGVWDRKTFLGVELRGKTLGVLGMGRIGSEVAKRAKAFGMNILAFDPFLTADRAEKLEVKLASVDDIVRGADFITVHTPLTPETRHMISRPQFEVMKKGMRIVNCARGGVIDEMALVEAIDSGIVAGAAFDVFEKEPPQADHPFLSHPKIIVTPHLGASTVEAQENVAIDVSEQVLHILRNEPFINAVNIPPVAPSVMNKLQPYFTLGEKLGSFATQLTGGAIREIHVEYAGDLSDVDTQPLTRYIVKGVFTRHFGSDVNIVNSMHLAKTRDVNVVVTKASKTKGFTNLITVTLKAEPDEERLVAGTLLQGYGERIVQVNKFPVDIAPEGHQIVISHNDKPGIIGLVGTLLGQNDVNIASMQVGRKIVGGAAIMLLTVDKAVPQQVLVKLAGLPEINTAEEIVLV; the protein is encoded by the coding sequence ATGTTTAAAGTATTAGTATCGGATCCGATCAGCGATTTGGGCATTCAGCAATTAATGGACGCAAGTGATGTGACTGTAGACAAAAAAACCGGACTCAGTGAAGACGAACTTATCGCCATCATCGGGGAATATGACGGTTTGCTCGTCCGCAGCCAGACAACGGTGACAGAGAAGATTATTGCAGCGGGTACTAACCTGAAGGTGATCGGCCGGGCTGGTGTGGGCGTCGACAATATTAAACTGGAAGCAGCCACACAGCACGGCATTGTTGTCATCAACGCTCCTGACGGAAATACAATTACGACCTGTGAGCACGCTTTTGCCATGATGATGGCTTTGGCCCGCCATATTCCTCAAGCCTATGCCAAAACAATCTCCGGTGTCTGGGATAGAAAAACTTTCCTAGGCGTAGAGCTTCGCGGCAAAACGCTGGGCGTACTCGGAATGGGCCGGATCGGCAGCGAGGTAGCCAAACGGGCCAAAGCCTTCGGCATGAACATTCTTGCCTTTGACCCGTTCCTGACCGCTGACCGTGCGGAAAAACTTGAGGTGAAGCTGGCTTCAGTGGATGATATTGTCCGCGGTGCTGATTTCATCACTGTGCATACCCCGCTCACCCCGGAAACCCGCCATATGATCTCCCGTCCGCAATTCGAAGTCATGAAAAAAGGCATGCGTATCGTCAACTGTGCCCGCGGCGGTGTAATCGACGAAATGGCACTGGTTGAAGCCATCGACAGCGGCATCGTTGCCGGAGCTGCGTTTGACGTATTTGAAAAAGAGCCGCCTCAAGCGGACCACCCGTTCCTCTCCCATCCGAAAATTATCGTGACTCCGCATCTGGGTGCTTCGACCGTAGAAGCCCAGGAGAATGTGGCGATCGATGTTTCGGAGCAGGTGCTGCATATTCTGCGCAACGAGCCGTTCATCAACGCTGTGAATATTCCTCCGGTGGCGCCAAGCGTAATGAACAAGCTTCAGCCTTACTTCACGCTGGGTGAAAAGCTTGGCAGCTTTGCAACACAGCTGACCGGCGGCGCTATCCGTGAAATACACGTTGAATATGCCGGGGACCTTTCGGATGTGGATACTCAGCCGCTAACCCGCTATATCGTGAAAGGCGTGTTCACCCGCCACTTCGGCAGCGATGTCAACATCGTCAATTCCATGCATCTGGCCAAAACGCGCGATGTCAATGTTGTCGTGACAAAAGCTTCCAAGACCAAAGGCTTCACGAACCTTATCACGGTTACACTGAAAGCCGAGCCGGATGAAGAACGTTTGGTTGCCGGAACATTGCTCCAGGGTTACGGGGAACGCATTGTTCAGGTCAATAAATTCCCGGTCGATATCGCTCCGGAAGGCCATCAAATTGTAATCTCCCACAACGACAAGCCGGGGATTATCGGTCTCGTCGGCACGCTGCTGGGACAGAACGATGTTAACATCGCTTCGATGCAGGTGGGACGCAAAATTGTCGGCGGTGCAGCCATCATGCTTCTGACCGTGGATAAAGCGGTGCCGCAGCAGGTGCTAGTGAAGCTCGCCGGGTTGCCGGAAATCAACACTGCCGAAGAGATTGTTCTGGTGTAG
- a CDS encoding carboxymuconolactone decarboxylase family protein, translating into MENTINSGLRHFSNLSGNYGAKALAPIKEHFPELAEYIMGNAYGDVFQRTTIGSDWKEIAVISSLITMGQFEQLGVHYVMALSVGMTVDQIKGILLHLVPVVGAPRVISAFNVLLATLEEIE; encoded by the coding sequence GTGGAAAATACGATTAACAGCGGTCTTAGGCATTTTTCCAACTTATCTGGCAATTACGGTGCCAAAGCTCTGGCTCCAATCAAGGAGCATTTCCCGGAGCTGGCCGAGTATATCATGGGCAACGCCTATGGAGACGTTTTTCAACGTACAACGATTGGTTCGGATTGGAAAGAAATTGCCGTTATTTCATCCCTGATTACGATGGGACAGTTCGAGCAGCTCGGAGTCCATTATGTGATGGCGCTCAGCGTCGGAATGACTGTAGATCAGATCAAAGGTATTTTACTGCATCTGGTGCCGGTTGTTGGTGCGCCCAGAGTGATTTCAGCTTTTAATGTGCTGCTGGCCACACTTGAGGAAATCGAATAA
- a CDS encoding methyl-accepting chemotaxis protein has product MDWMNKLPLKQRIVAGCYLIAALFAIPVLVTLLVMGKIVVGIILVAVLAALTFPLSRFIERTLTSSFDDISNVTHTIAKGDFTNRADENGSMGDISRSFNTMIDKLKKILTDASQITRQVMDASRGIEDKNQNLKIVMAQVASSSNELALGANEISVDIADMTESIKDIETKVSNYTSSTKEMNKRSVHTLELVEKGRQSVDTQAEGMRKNIQATQKVAGTIEALSQNARGITMITKTITEIAEQTNLLSLNASIEAARAGEHGRGFAVVAQEVRKLAEESTASTKEVFSLVRSIENDIKQAIENIAINEEVVQVQNEMIIETANIFAQIVQSVQYITEQIASFSAESDLMLESAHKISGAIENISAITEETAAGTEEVSAAMNGQIHALQSVAEETEKMTQAVFQLQKTIHIFKF; this is encoded by the coding sequence ATGGACTGGATGAACAAGCTTCCGCTTAAACAGAGAATTGTTGCCGGATGTTATCTGATCGCCGCCTTATTCGCAATTCCTGTACTGGTCACTTTATTGGTCATGGGCAAAATTGTTGTCGGAATTATCCTTGTAGCCGTATTGGCAGCTCTCACCTTCCCTCTTTCACGCTTCATTGAGAGAACGCTTACATCTTCATTTGACGACATTTCTAATGTTACACACACCATTGCAAAAGGCGACTTTACTAACCGGGCCGACGAGAACGGCTCCATGGGGGACATCAGCCGTTCCTTCAATACCATGATCGATAAGCTCAAAAAAATCCTTACCGATGCTTCGCAGATTACCCGCCAGGTTATGGATGCCAGCCGCGGCATTGAAGACAAGAACCAGAATCTGAAGATAGTAATGGCCCAAGTCGCCTCTTCGTCCAATGAACTGGCTCTTGGCGCTAATGAAATCTCCGTGGACATTGCCGACATGACCGAATCCATCAAAGACATAGAGACTAAGGTCTCCAATTACACGAGCTCGACCAAGGAAATGAATAAACGGTCTGTACATACACTGGAACTGGTAGAAAAAGGACGGCAATCGGTAGATACGCAAGCTGAAGGCATGCGCAAAAATATACAAGCTACCCAGAAGGTGGCCGGCACGATTGAAGCACTCTCCCAAAATGCCCGGGGGATTACGATGATCACCAAAACCATCACAGAAATCGCTGAGCAGACCAACCTCCTGTCGCTCAACGCCTCTATTGAAGCAGCACGGGCTGGTGAACATGGCCGTGGTTTTGCCGTCGTGGCCCAGGAAGTACGCAAGCTGGCCGAGGAATCTACCGCCTCTACCAAAGAGGTGTTCAGTCTGGTCCGCAGCATAGAGAACGATATCAAACAAGCGATCGAGAACATAGCCATTAATGAGGAAGTCGTTCAGGTACAGAACGAGATGATTATCGAAACAGCGAATATTTTCGCACAGATTGTGCAAAGCGTTCAATACATAACCGAGCAAATTGCTTCCTTCTCTGCTGAAAGCGACCTCATGCTGGAAAGCGCACATAAAATCTCGGGAGCCATCGAAAATATTTCTGCGATTACCGAAGAAACGGCCGCAGGAACAGAAGAGGTCTCCGCAGCGATGAACGGGCAAATTCATGCCTTGCAATCCGTTGCCGAAGAAACGGAGAAAATGACCCAAGCTGTATTTCAACTGCAAAAAACGATTCACATTTTCAAATTTTAA
- a CDS encoding 3-oxoacyl-[acyl-carrier-protein] synthase III C-terminal domain-containing protein, translating into MAGIRIKDIDIYHPSKKIGNDFFIQHFDEKGIDIRGLLATLGRESRYSIDSSEENSLTMAFEAASNVLDKTGLTGADIDLIAYASQTPEYIFPTNSLMIHRLIGGPSHAICIDSNANCAGMTASVEQVSRQMMANPRIRRALVIGSDHVAPHADKNDPVYYANFGDAAAALILERDEYSVGFIDSIYQTDTCVYGNSMFPAEGLANLGRKGVAAGEFNVKFIPFDDSICVDAASESINTLLSNNDIAPESIKAACFSQLSLPNIRAVSGKTGIRDDAAVYIGDEFGYTSTSSPFVALHRAVTTGKIERGDKVLFWTVGAGWQNVAFVMEY; encoded by the coding sequence ATGGCCGGGATACGAATTAAGGATATTGATATCTATCATCCAAGCAAAAAGATTGGCAACGATTTTTTCATACAGCATTTTGACGAAAAGGGTATTGATATCCGTGGACTTCTGGCTACATTGGGCCGTGAAAGCCGGTATAGCATCGACAGCAGTGAAGAAAACTCTCTGACCATGGCTTTTGAAGCAGCCAGCAATGTGCTGGACAAGACGGGACTTACCGGTGCCGACATTGACCTGATTGCATATGCCAGCCAAACTCCTGAATATATCTTCCCGACCAACTCTCTCATGATTCACCGTTTGATCGGCGGCCCCTCTCATGCCATCTGCATTGACAGCAACGCGAACTGTGCAGGCATGACTGCCTCGGTGGAGCAGGTAAGCCGTCAAATGATGGCCAACCCGAGAATCCGCCGTGCGCTCGTCATCGGCTCCGATCACGTGGCTCCGCATGCCGACAAAAATGATCCTGTCTACTACGCCAACTTCGGCGACGCAGCAGCAGCTCTTATTCTGGAAAGGGATGAGTATTCTGTAGGGTTTATCGACTCCATCTATCAGACAGACACTTGTGTCTACGGCAACTCGATGTTCCCTGCTGAAGGCTTGGCTAACCTCGGAAGAAAGGGTGTGGCTGCCGGAGAATTCAATGTGAAGTTCATTCCTTTTGATGACTCGATTTGTGTGGATGCCGCCTCTGAATCGATTAATACATTGCTTAGCAATAATGACATTGCCCCTGAATCGATCAAAGCCGCCTGTTTCTCGCAGCTGTCCCTGCCTAATATCCGTGCCGTTTCCGGCAAAACAGGGATCCGCGACGACGCTGCTGTCTACATCGGTGATGAATTCGGCTATACTTCTACAAGCAGCCCATTTGTCGCCCTTCATAGAGCAGTAACTACAGGAAAGATTGAACGCGGCGATAAAGTCCTGTTCTGGACCGTTGGCGCAGGCTGGCAGAATGTAGCTTTTGTAATGGAATACTAG
- a CDS encoding polysaccharide deacetylase family protein: protein MKKVGKTTSMLLLSALLLSACSNGGNSGNTAAEATVQPTAAAAQAAPEPSAKATASPEASSAPEAEPSAAPATAGAASSTAPQPAGNNVAVSGEQPAGGDTAAAEVPLLYHMNKNYDIVPNEEGTNKKVVLLTFDDGPKEADMINSLIDTLDKHHAKAIFFVNGYRVKEHPELLKLIKDRGGIIGNHSWDHIVLKDKPAAEVKKQIEDVQNIVKEVTGEAPHFFRPPHGAGGDVGKKIAAENGLLYMTWSVGSLDWEMKEKDSNKTAKLITNVTDQLHSGSNILMHELPWTVEALDKLLTTLEGKGYSFVDPRSIELKMR, encoded by the coding sequence ATGAAAAAAGTGGGTAAAACAACATCAATGCTGCTGCTGTCCGCTCTTTTGCTGTCAGCCTGCAGCAATGGCGGCAACAGCGGGAATACAGCGGCTGAAGCTACAGTGCAGCCCACAGCAGCTGCCGCACAAGCAGCACCGGAGCCTTCGGCCAAGGCCACCGCTAGCCCGGAAGCAAGCTCAGCCCCTGAGGCGGAACCGTCTGCCGCACCGGCCACAGCGGGTGCAGCCTCAAGCACCGCGCCGCAGCCTGCAGGCAACAACGTTGCGGTGTCCGGCGAGCAGCCAGCCGGCGGTGATACTGCCGCCGCAGAAGTCCCGCTGCTTTACCACATGAACAAAAATTATGACATTGTACCCAATGAGGAAGGCACTAACAAAAAGGTCGTCCTGCTCACCTTCGATGATGGACCAAAGGAAGCGGATATGATCAATTCCCTGATCGATACACTCGATAAGCATCATGCGAAGGCTATTTTCTTCGTAAACGGCTACCGCGTGAAGGAACACCCTGAGCTGCTGAAACTCATCAAAGACCGCGGCGGCATTATCGGCAACCACAGCTGGGACCATATCGTACTGAAGGACAAGCCAGCCGCTGAAGTGAAGAAGCAGATTGAGGATGTGCAGAATATTGTCAAGGAAGTCACCGGTGAAGCTCCGCACTTCTTCCGTCCGCCCCATGGGGCAGGCGGAGATGTAGGCAAGAAGATTGCTGCTGAAAACGGCCTGCTGTATATGACCTGGTCCGTCGGCTCCCTGGACTGGGAAATGAAGGAGAAGGACAGCAACAAAACAGCGAAGCTGATCACCAACGTGACAGATCAGCTGCATTCCGGCAGCAACATCCTGATGCATGAGCTTCCGTGGACCGTAGAAGCGCTGGATAAGCTGCTGACCACTCTGGAGGGCAAGGGTTACAGCTTTGTCGATCCCCGGAGCATCGAACTCAAGATGCGCTAA
- a CDS encoding helix-turn-helix transcriptional regulator yields the protein MRADRLLSILLLLQNRGKVTSRELASTLEVSERTIFRDMEALSASGIPVLAERGREGGWRLTEGYRTSLTGMKPKEVGALLLSADPAILQALGIHEDYTLASRKLEAAATANTHPSANYFNQRIHIDNEGWLPSKESFPFLSILQTALREDRKVNISYLRNGEVKNRRIGLLGLVAKQGVWYVIGEHEEQLRTYRVSRIVAAQMIDEAYARPDGFELTRYWESSKTSFKSALPSFQAKFSLKSSSLQQLRHERYVTVLDISDSPEAEWLKVEAEFNTLEAACRVMLSLGPNVIVEAPEELRLKVYKAALKTVLLGRSVRRSLLGNSQPQHD from the coding sequence ATGAGAGCCGACCGTTTATTATCCATCCTGCTTCTGCTGCAGAACCGCGGCAAAGTCACCTCCCGTGAGCTGGCCAGCACCTTGGAGGTGTCTGAACGAACGATCTTTCGCGATATGGAGGCGCTGAGCGCCTCCGGAATCCCCGTATTGGCTGAAAGAGGCCGGGAAGGAGGCTGGAGGCTCACAGAAGGCTACAGAACCTCGCTTACCGGAATGAAGCCCAAAGAAGTAGGGGCACTCCTGCTCTCAGCCGATCCGGCCATTCTACAGGCTCTCGGTATTCATGAGGATTACACGCTTGCCTCGCGCAAGCTGGAGGCGGCTGCAACTGCGAATACACACCCTTCCGCCAACTATTTTAACCAGCGTATTCATATAGACAATGAAGGATGGCTTCCATCCAAAGAGAGTTTTCCCTTTCTTTCCATATTGCAGACGGCCCTGCGGGAAGACCGGAAGGTAAATATCTCCTACCTGCGCAACGGGGAAGTGAAGAACAGAAGGATTGGACTGCTGGGTTTGGTGGCTAAACAAGGGGTCTGGTATGTGATCGGGGAGCATGAAGAGCAACTCAGAACCTACCGGGTCTCGAGAATCGTTGCGGCTCAAATGATAGATGAAGCTTATGCTCGTCCTGACGGTTTTGAACTGACGCGCTACTGGGAGTCCTCCAAAACCTCCTTCAAATCTGCCCTCCCCAGCTTTCAAGCCAAATTCTCATTAAAGTCTTCTTCGCTTCAACAGTTAAGACATGAACGTTATGTTACAGTGCTAGACATAAGTGATTCCCCAGAGGCTGAGTGGCTGAAGGTTGAGGCTGAGTTCAACACCTTAGAAGCAGCTTGCCGGGTGATGTTGTCCCTAGGTCCAAATGTGATCGTTGAGGCACCGGAAGAATTGCGTTTAAAAGTTTATAAGGCTGCCTTAAAAACAGTCCTGTTGGGCCGCAGCGTAAGACGTTCTCTTCTGGGAAATTCCCAGCCGCAGCATGACTAG
- a CDS encoding CPBP family intramembrane glutamic endopeptidase: MKKFKIGDIKIKKADPQQLTDKLLLLNLYITQGLTLFIGLIWILLQKRNPIHILNFPDNAHFVFWALGLAVIMLVVDFLLTHIVPEDSMDDGGINELLFGKRPLWHILVIAAIVSVCEELLFRGAVQHTFGPYWTSILFAVIHVRYLRHWIPTGWVFLSSYGLGYIYIHSGTLWAPILCHFIIDVFSGLVIRYRRSS; the protein is encoded by the coding sequence ATGAAAAAATTCAAAATTGGCGATATCAAGATCAAAAAAGCTGATCCTCAGCAGTTAACTGACAAGCTTCTTTTACTTAATCTCTATATAACGCAGGGTCTTACTTTATTTATCGGCTTGATATGGATATTATTGCAGAAAAGAAACCCCATTCACATATTAAATTTTCCGGACAACGCACATTTTGTGTTTTGGGCCCTCGGGCTCGCTGTAATTATGCTGGTAGTGGACTTCCTGCTGACCCATATTGTTCCTGAAGACAGCATGGATGATGGAGGGATTAATGAGCTGTTATTCGGTAAAAGGCCATTATGGCACATACTTGTCATTGCTGCCATTGTGTCCGTTTGCGAGGAGCTGTTGTTCCGGGGAGCAGTTCAGCATACGTTTGGGCCTTATTGGACCAGCATTTTGTTTGCCGTGATCCATGTCCGCTACCTGCGCCACTGGATTCCAACGGGATGGGTGTTCCTCAGCAGCTATGGTCTGGGCTACATATATATTCATTCCGGAACGCTTTGGGCACCGATTCTGTGCCATTTTATTATTGATGTGTTCTCGGGTCTTGTGATCCGTTACCGGAGGTCGTCATGA